The proteins below are encoded in one region of Drosophila santomea strain STO CAGO 1482 chromosome 2R, Prin_Dsan_1.1, whole genome shotgun sequence:
- the LOC120446041 gene encoding uncharacterized protein LOC120446041 isoform X10: MNNFTTTTAAAPPKEALPRSGHVNEVCKEWLVREDGALAYKLQSQEINDFYKGNRYRNAVVREDFPTALHEQIKEKEQAQRRVDAYRRRLTEQEEHDKRVAKEIADKLERDLQEQQQKELLQSEIIAKQMQEIYVNLPPVPPPATRDKSRPPPRPAKKLSPEKYDQLVGNFGLGSGTVSGSGSGSAKAAERHMQQHADDIELYVDPCDYASLREIGLPLEEIQEMSKKLKQEQKDELLARRLQAIESKDCVRQEHRDRLLAIEAQDKELAKMLQDRMNSKKLFSCRYNYLGIRKEKAKAKRAKEKARLRKTQQKEAAEAANGNGSLLCGTNSHCGPLLPLPPDCLSSNANQSQADIDVEAYSNPIDVLNSSREQRPHTGPLTNGSLTRDGGSSSNHSSMQRQQRNMVPIRGEDDIYTLPVDSCRPGPRPLSLHVTEALQPVHNHNSMTRSEHYGSEAGSHDSSHQSGQDVSPHMKYSKSGNFDQSASPTPPYMPIQGTRRSNSSEDRKKKSKDKCTHQ, translated from the exons TGTGCAAGGAGTGGCTCGTGCGTGAGGATGGCGCTTTGGCCTATAAACTCCAGTCCCAAGAGA TTAATGACTTCTACAAGGGAAATCGGTACAGAAACGCAGTGGTTCGTGAGGACTTCCCAACTGCCCTGCACGAACAAATCAAGGAAAAGGAACAGGCACAGCGAAGAGTCGATGCCTACAGAAGGCGTCTGACAGAACA GGAGGAGCATGACAAGCGAGTGGCCAAAGAAATAGCTGACAAACTGGAGCGTGAtctgcaggagcagcagcaaaaggaGCTGTTGCAGAGCGAGATAATAGCCAAGCAAATGCAG GAAATCTATGTTAACTTGCCGCCCGTACCGCCGCCTGCCACACGGGACAAGAGTCGCCCGCCGCCCCGTCCCGCCAAA AAATTGTCACCCGAGAAGTACGATCAACTTGTGGGCAATTTTGGATTGGGATCTGGAACTgtatcgggatcgggatccgGATCGGCCAAGGCAGCTGAAAGGCACATGCAGCAACACGCCGATGACATTGAGCTCTACGTTGATCCGTGCGACTATGCGAGTCTGCGGGAGATCGGACTGCCGCTGGAGGAGATTCAGGAGATGAGCAAGAAGCTGAAGCAGGAACAGAAGGATGAG TTGCTGGCTCGCCGTCTGCAGGCCATCGAGTCGAAGGACTGTGTGCGTCAGGAGCACAGGGATCGCCTGCTGGCCATTGAGGCACAGGACAAGGAACTGGCCAAAATGCTGCAGGATAGG ATGAATTCCAAAAAACTGTTTTCCTGTAGGTACAACTACTTAGGAATCAGAAAG GAAAAGGCCAAAGCCAAGAGGGCCAAGGAGAAGGCTCGCCTGCGAAAAACGCAGCAGAAGGAAGCCGCAGAGGCTGCCAATGGAAACGGTAGTCTGCTCTGCGGCACCAATTCCCACTGCGGTccactgctgccactgccccCGGATTGCCTTTCCAGCAATGCCAATCAGTCGCAGGCCGACATCGATGTGGAGGCCTACTCGAATCCCATAGACGTGCTAAACAGTAGTCGTGAACAGCGGCCCCACACCGGACCTTTGACCAATGGCAGCCTGACCAGAGATGGGGGCTCGAGCTCCAATCACAGTTCCATGCAGAGACAACAGAGGAACATGGTGCCCATTAGGGGAGAAGATGATATCTACACACTGCCCGTCGACAGTTGTAGGCCAGGTCCAAGGCCCCTTTCGTTGCACGTGACAGAGGCACTGCAACCAGTTCATAACCACAACTCCATGACCAG ATCCGAGCATTATGGATCAGAAGCCGGATCCCACGACAGCTCGCATCAGAGTGGCCAAGACGTATCGCCACACATGAAGTACTCCAAGTCCGGCAATTTcg atCAAAGTGCCAGCCCCACGCCGCCTTACATGCCAATTCAAGGTACTCGAAGATCAAATTCAAGTGAAGATCGTAAAAAGAAGTCCAAGGACAAGTGCACGCATCAGTGA
- the LOC120446041 gene encoding basic-leucine zipper transcription factor A isoform X8: MNNFTTTTAAAPPKEALPRSGHVNEVCKEWLVREDGALAYKLQSQEINDFYKGNRYRNAVVREDFPTALHEQIKEKEQAQRRVDAYRRRLTEQEEHDKRVAKEIADKLERDLQEQQQKELLQSEIIAKQMQEIYVNLPPVPPPATRDKSRPPPRPAKASIHLQQQQQTHQTQQTQSTQQQHHTEPSTSQQARYHSQQQQQQQPLQLQQQHFSQTDNYKLSPEKYDQLVGNFGLGSGTVSGSGSGSAKAAERHMQQHADDIELYVDPCDYASLREIGLPLEEIQEMSKKLKQEQKDELLARRLQAIESKDCVRQEHRDRLLAIEAQDKELAKMLQDRMNSKKLFSCRYNYLGIRKEKAKAKRAKEKARLRKTQQKEAAEAANGNGSLLCGTNSHCGPLLPLPPDCLSSNANQSQADIDVEAYSNPIDVLNSSREQRPHTGPLTNGSLTRDGGSSSNHSSMQRQQRNMVPIRGEDDIYTLPVDSCRPGPRPLSLHVTEALQPVHNHNSMTRSEHYGSEAGSHDSSHQSGQDVSPHMKYSKSGNFGIYIKVPAPRRLTCQFKVLEDQIQVKIVKRSPRTSARISEP, encoded by the exons TGTGCAAGGAGTGGCTCGTGCGTGAGGATGGCGCTTTGGCCTATAAACTCCAGTCCCAAGAGA TTAATGACTTCTACAAGGGAAATCGGTACAGAAACGCAGTGGTTCGTGAGGACTTCCCAACTGCCCTGCACGAACAAATCAAGGAAAAGGAACAGGCACAGCGAAGAGTCGATGCCTACAGAAGGCGTCTGACAGAACA GGAGGAGCATGACAAGCGAGTGGCCAAAGAAATAGCTGACAAACTGGAGCGTGAtctgcaggagcagcagcaaaaggaGCTGTTGCAGAGCGAGATAATAGCCAAGCAAATGCAG GAAATCTATGTTAACTTGCCGCCCGTACCGCCGCCTGCCACACGGGACAAGAGTCGCCCGCCGCCCCGTCCCGCCAAAGCAAGTATACacctgcaacagcagcagcagacacATCAGACACAGCAAACACAGTcgacacagcagcaacatcataCAGAGCCGAGCACCTCACAGCAGGCTAGATATCAcagtcagcagcagcagcagcaacaaccattgcagctgcagcagcaacacttCTCACAAACAGACAACTAT AAATTGTCACCCGAGAAGTACGATCAACTTGTGGGCAATTTTGGATTGGGATCTGGAACTgtatcgggatcgggatccgGATCGGCCAAGGCAGCTGAAAGGCACATGCAGCAACACGCCGATGACATTGAGCTCTACGTTGATCCGTGCGACTATGCGAGTCTGCGGGAGATCGGACTGCCGCTGGAGGAGATTCAGGAGATGAGCAAGAAGCTGAAGCAGGAACAGAAGGATGAG TTGCTGGCTCGCCGTCTGCAGGCCATCGAGTCGAAGGACTGTGTGCGTCAGGAGCACAGGGATCGCCTGCTGGCCATTGAGGCACAGGACAAGGAACTGGCCAAAATGCTGCAGGATAGG ATGAATTCCAAAAAACTGTTTTCCTGTAGGTACAACTACTTAGGAATCAGAAAG GAAAAGGCCAAAGCCAAGAGGGCCAAGGAGAAGGCTCGCCTGCGAAAAACGCAGCAGAAGGAAGCCGCAGAGGCTGCCAATGGAAACGGTAGTCTGCTCTGCGGCACCAATTCCCACTGCGGTccactgctgccactgccccCGGATTGCCTTTCCAGCAATGCCAATCAGTCGCAGGCCGACATCGATGTGGAGGCCTACTCGAATCCCATAGACGTGCTAAACAGTAGTCGTGAACAGCGGCCCCACACCGGACCTTTGACCAATGGCAGCCTGACCAGAGATGGGGGCTCGAGCTCCAATCACAGTTCCATGCAGAGACAACAGAGGAACATGGTGCCCATTAGGGGAGAAGATGATATCTACACACTGCCCGTCGACAGTTGTAGGCCAGGTCCAAGGCCCCTTTCGTTGCACGTGACAGAGGCACTGCAACCAGTTCATAACCACAACTCCATGACCAG ATCCGAGCATTATGGATCAGAAGCCGGATCCCACGACAGCTCGCATCAGAGTGGCCAAGACGTATCGCCACACATGAAGTACTCCAAGTCCGGCAATTTcggtatatat atCAAAGTGCCAGCCCCACGCCGCCTTACATGCCAATTCAAGGTACTCGAAGATCAAATTCAAGTGAAGATCGTAAAAAGAAGTCCAAGGACAAGTGCACGCATCAGTGAACCATAA
- the LOC120446041 gene encoding RNA polymerase II degradation factor 1 isoform X5 → MNNFTTTTAAAPPKEALPRSGHVNEVCKEWLVREDGALAYKLQSQEINDFYKGNRYRNAVVREDFPTALHEQIKEKEQAQRRVDAYRRRLTEQEEHDKRVAKEIADKLERDLQEQQQKELLQSEIIAKQMQEIYVNLPPVPPPATRDKSRPPPRPAKASIHLQQQQQTHQTQQTQSTQQQHHTEPSTSQQARYHSQQQQQQQPLQLQQQHFSQTDNYVGLSLIPNIVELPGAAAACTTPSRNAQAHNQLLVSDVLSSPQQQQQHHSRFHRAQQQQQQQQPPQQQQHQSSSPARRAPTNATTSAIPNKPSTSSITQHPPTHTTHSADIDELVDYADVADSIRDYNIAATSTTATSASVVDAAAASLQKQRSPSHENLLRTEPKFQKLSPEKYDQLVGNFGLGSGTVSGSGSGSAKAAERHMQQHADDIELYVDPCDYASLREIGLPLEEIQEMSKKLKQEQKDELLARRLQAIESKDCVRQEHRDRLLAIEAQDKELAKMLQDREKAKAKRAKEKARLRKTQQKEAAEAANGNGSLLCGTNSHCGPLLPLPPDCLSSNANQSQADIDVEAYSNPIDVLNSSREQRPHTGPLTNGSLTRDGGSSSNHSSMQRQQRNMVPIRGEDDIYTLPVDSCRPGPRPLSLHVTEALQPVHNHNSMTRSEHYGSEAGSHDSSHQSGQDVSPHMKYSKSGNFDQSASPTPPYMPIQGTRRSNSSEDRKKKSKDKCTHQ, encoded by the exons TGTGCAAGGAGTGGCTCGTGCGTGAGGATGGCGCTTTGGCCTATAAACTCCAGTCCCAAGAGA TTAATGACTTCTACAAGGGAAATCGGTACAGAAACGCAGTGGTTCGTGAGGACTTCCCAACTGCCCTGCACGAACAAATCAAGGAAAAGGAACAGGCACAGCGAAGAGTCGATGCCTACAGAAGGCGTCTGACAGAACA GGAGGAGCATGACAAGCGAGTGGCCAAAGAAATAGCTGACAAACTGGAGCGTGAtctgcaggagcagcagcaaaaggaGCTGTTGCAGAGCGAGATAATAGCCAAGCAAATGCAG GAAATCTATGTTAACTTGCCGCCCGTACCGCCGCCTGCCACACGGGACAAGAGTCGCCCGCCGCCCCGTCCCGCCAAAGCAAGTATACacctgcaacagcagcagcagacacATCAGACACAGCAAACACAGTcgacacagcagcaacatcataCAGAGCCGAGCACCTCACAGCAGGCTAGATATCAcagtcagcagcagcagcagcaacaaccattgcagctgcagcagcaacacttCTCACAAACAGACAACTATGTAGGACTATCGCTTATACCAAATATTGTTGAGTTGCCAGGGGCTGCAGCAGCATGCACCACTCCCAGTAGAAATGCACAGGCACACAATCAGCTGCTGGTGAGTGATGTGTTATCAtcgccacagcagcagcagcaacatcactCACGTTTTCACCgtgcacagcagcagcagcagcaacagcagccgccgcagcagcagcaacatcaatcATCATCGCCAGCACGTCGAGCACCAACAAATGCCACCACATCTGCAATACCTAACAAGCCCAGCACTTCATCCATAACTCAGCACCCTCCCACACACACCACCCATTCGGCTGACATCGATGAGCTGGTGGACTACGCCGATGTTGCTGACAGCATTCGCGACTACAACATCGCCGCCACGAGCACGACAGCAACATCGGCCAGCGTTGTcgatgcagctgcagcatcaCTCCAGAAACAACGCTCCCCCTCACACGAAAATCTCCTAAGAACCGAACCGAAATTTCAGAAATTGTCACCCGAGAAGTACGATCAACTTGTGGGCAATTTTGGATTGGGATCTGGAACTgtatcgggatcgggatccgGATCGGCCAAGGCAGCTGAAAGGCACATGCAGCAACACGCCGATGACATTGAGCTCTACGTTGATCCGTGCGACTATGCGAGTCTGCGGGAGATCGGACTGCCGCTGGAGGAGATTCAGGAGATGAGCAAGAAGCTGAAGCAGGAACAGAAGGATGAG TTGCTGGCTCGCCGTCTGCAGGCCATCGAGTCGAAGGACTGTGTGCGTCAGGAGCACAGGGATCGCCTGCTGGCCATTGAGGCACAGGACAAGGAACTGGCCAAAATGCTGCAGGATAGG GAAAAGGCCAAAGCCAAGAGGGCCAAGGAGAAGGCTCGCCTGCGAAAAACGCAGCAGAAGGAAGCCGCAGAGGCTGCCAATGGAAACGGTAGTCTGCTCTGCGGCACCAATTCCCACTGCGGTccactgctgccactgccccCGGATTGCCTTTCCAGCAATGCCAATCAGTCGCAGGCCGACATCGATGTGGAGGCCTACTCGAATCCCATAGACGTGCTAAACAGTAGTCGTGAACAGCGGCCCCACACCGGACCTTTGACCAATGGCAGCCTGACCAGAGATGGGGGCTCGAGCTCCAATCACAGTTCCATGCAGAGACAACAGAGGAACATGGTGCCCATTAGGGGAGAAGATGATATCTACACACTGCCCGTCGACAGTTGTAGGCCAGGTCCAAGGCCCCTTTCGTTGCACGTGACAGAGGCACTGCAACCAGTTCATAACCACAACTCCATGACCAG ATCCGAGCATTATGGATCAGAAGCCGGATCCCACGACAGCTCGCATCAGAGTGGCCAAGACGTATCGCCACACATGAAGTACTCCAAGTCCGGCAATTTcg atCAAAGTGCCAGCCCCACGCCGCCTTACATGCCAATTCAAGGTACTCGAAGATCAAATTCAAGTGAAGATCGTAAAAAGAAGTCCAAGGACAAGTGCACGCATCAGTGA
- the LOC120446041 gene encoding RNA polymerase II degradation factor 1 isoform X3 — protein sequence MNNFTTTTAAAPPKEALPRSGHVNEVCKEWLVREDGALAYKLQSQEINDFYKGNRYRNAVVREDFPTALHEQIKEKEQAQRRVDAYRRRLTEQEEHDKRVAKEIADKLERDLQEQQQKELLQSEIIAKQMQEIYVNLPPVPPPATRDKSRPPPRPAKASIHLQQQQQTHQTQQTQSTQQQHHTEPSTSQQARYHSQQQQQQQPLQLQQQHFSQTDNYVGLSLIPNIVELPGAAAACTTPSRNAQAHNQLLVSDVLSSPQQQQQHHSRFHRAQQQQQQQQPPQQQQHQSSSPARRAPTNATTSAIPNKPSTSSITQHPPTHTTHSADIDELVDYADVADSIRDYNIAATSTTATSASVVDAAAASLQKQRSPSHENLLRTEPKFQKLSPEKYDQLVGNFGLGSGTVSGSGSGSAKAAERHMQQHADDIELYVDPCDYASLREIGLPLEEIQEMSKKLKQEQKDELLARRLQAIESKDCVRQEHRDRLLAIEAQDKELAKMLQDREKAKAKRAKEKARLRKTQQKEAAEAANGNGSLLCGTNSHCGPLLPLPPDCLSSNANQSQADIDVEAYSNPIDVLNSSREQRPHTGPLTNGSLTRDGGSSSNHSSMQRQQRNMVPIRGEDDIYTLPVDSCRPGPRPLSLHVTEALQPVHNHNSMTRSEHYGSEAGSHDSSHQSGQDVSPHMKYSKSGNFGIYIKVPAPRRLTCQFKVLEDQIQVKIVKRSPRTSARISEP from the exons TGTGCAAGGAGTGGCTCGTGCGTGAGGATGGCGCTTTGGCCTATAAACTCCAGTCCCAAGAGA TTAATGACTTCTACAAGGGAAATCGGTACAGAAACGCAGTGGTTCGTGAGGACTTCCCAACTGCCCTGCACGAACAAATCAAGGAAAAGGAACAGGCACAGCGAAGAGTCGATGCCTACAGAAGGCGTCTGACAGAACA GGAGGAGCATGACAAGCGAGTGGCCAAAGAAATAGCTGACAAACTGGAGCGTGAtctgcaggagcagcagcaaaaggaGCTGTTGCAGAGCGAGATAATAGCCAAGCAAATGCAG GAAATCTATGTTAACTTGCCGCCCGTACCGCCGCCTGCCACACGGGACAAGAGTCGCCCGCCGCCCCGTCCCGCCAAAGCAAGTATACacctgcaacagcagcagcagacacATCAGACACAGCAAACACAGTcgacacagcagcaacatcataCAGAGCCGAGCACCTCACAGCAGGCTAGATATCAcagtcagcagcagcagcagcaacaaccattgcagctgcagcagcaacacttCTCACAAACAGACAACTATGTAGGACTATCGCTTATACCAAATATTGTTGAGTTGCCAGGGGCTGCAGCAGCATGCACCACTCCCAGTAGAAATGCACAGGCACACAATCAGCTGCTGGTGAGTGATGTGTTATCAtcgccacagcagcagcagcaacatcactCACGTTTTCACCgtgcacagcagcagcagcagcaacagcagccgccgcagcagcagcaacatcaatcATCATCGCCAGCACGTCGAGCACCAACAAATGCCACCACATCTGCAATACCTAACAAGCCCAGCACTTCATCCATAACTCAGCACCCTCCCACACACACCACCCATTCGGCTGACATCGATGAGCTGGTGGACTACGCCGATGTTGCTGACAGCATTCGCGACTACAACATCGCCGCCACGAGCACGACAGCAACATCGGCCAGCGTTGTcgatgcagctgcagcatcaCTCCAGAAACAACGCTCCCCCTCACACGAAAATCTCCTAAGAACCGAACCGAAATTTCAGAAATTGTCACCCGAGAAGTACGATCAACTTGTGGGCAATTTTGGATTGGGATCTGGAACTgtatcgggatcgggatccgGATCGGCCAAGGCAGCTGAAAGGCACATGCAGCAACACGCCGATGACATTGAGCTCTACGTTGATCCGTGCGACTATGCGAGTCTGCGGGAGATCGGACTGCCGCTGGAGGAGATTCAGGAGATGAGCAAGAAGCTGAAGCAGGAACAGAAGGATGAG TTGCTGGCTCGCCGTCTGCAGGCCATCGAGTCGAAGGACTGTGTGCGTCAGGAGCACAGGGATCGCCTGCTGGCCATTGAGGCACAGGACAAGGAACTGGCCAAAATGCTGCAGGATAGG GAAAAGGCCAAAGCCAAGAGGGCCAAGGAGAAGGCTCGCCTGCGAAAAACGCAGCAGAAGGAAGCCGCAGAGGCTGCCAATGGAAACGGTAGTCTGCTCTGCGGCACCAATTCCCACTGCGGTccactgctgccactgccccCGGATTGCCTTTCCAGCAATGCCAATCAGTCGCAGGCCGACATCGATGTGGAGGCCTACTCGAATCCCATAGACGTGCTAAACAGTAGTCGTGAACAGCGGCCCCACACCGGACCTTTGACCAATGGCAGCCTGACCAGAGATGGGGGCTCGAGCTCCAATCACAGTTCCATGCAGAGACAACAGAGGAACATGGTGCCCATTAGGGGAGAAGATGATATCTACACACTGCCCGTCGACAGTTGTAGGCCAGGTCCAAGGCCCCTTTCGTTGCACGTGACAGAGGCACTGCAACCAGTTCATAACCACAACTCCATGACCAG ATCCGAGCATTATGGATCAGAAGCCGGATCCCACGACAGCTCGCATCAGAGTGGCCAAGACGTATCGCCACACATGAAGTACTCCAAGTCCGGCAATTTcggtatatat atCAAAGTGCCAGCCCCACGCCGCCTTACATGCCAATTCAAGGTACTCGAAGATCAAATTCAAGTGAAGATCGTAAAAAGAAGTCCAAGGACAAGTGCACGCATCAGTGAACCATAA
- the LOC120446041 gene encoding basic-leucine zipper transcription factor A isoform X2, translating into MNNFTTTTAAAPPKEALPRSGHVNEVCKEWLVREDGALAYKLQSQEINDFYKGNRYRNAVVREDFPTALHEQIKEKEQAQRRVDAYRRRLTEQEEHDKRVAKEIADKLERDLQEQQQKELLQSEIIAKQMQEIYVNLPPVPPPATRDKSRPPPRPAKASIHLQQQQQTHQTQQTQSTQQQHHTEPSTSQQARYHSQQQQQQQPLQLQQQHFSQTDNYVGLSLIPNIVELPGAAAACTTPSRNAQAHNQLLVSDVLSSPQQQQQHHSRFHRAQQQQQQQQPPQQQQHQSSSPARRAPTNATTSAIPNKPSTSSITQHPPTHTTHSADIDELVDYADVADSIRDYNIAATSTTATSASVVDAAAASLQKQRSPSHENLLRTEPKFQKLSPEKYDQLVGNFGLGSGTVSGSGSGSAKAAERHMQQHADDIELYVDPCDYASLREIGLPLEEIQEMSKKLKQEQKDELLARRLQAIESKDCVRQEHRDRLLAIEAQDKELAKMLQDRMNSKKLFSCRYNYLGIRKEKAKAKRAKEKARLRKTQQKEAAEAANGNGSLLCGTNSHCGPLLPLPPDCLSSNANQSQADIDVEAYSNPIDVLNSSREQRPHTGPLTNGSLTRDGGSSSNHSSMQRQQRNMVPIRGEDDIYTLPVDSCRPGPRPLSLHVTEALQPVHNHNSMTRSEHYGSEAGSHDSSHQSGQDVSPHMKYSKSGNFDQSASPTPPYMPIQGTRRSNSSEDRKKKSKDKCTHQ; encoded by the exons TGTGCAAGGAGTGGCTCGTGCGTGAGGATGGCGCTTTGGCCTATAAACTCCAGTCCCAAGAGA TTAATGACTTCTACAAGGGAAATCGGTACAGAAACGCAGTGGTTCGTGAGGACTTCCCAACTGCCCTGCACGAACAAATCAAGGAAAAGGAACAGGCACAGCGAAGAGTCGATGCCTACAGAAGGCGTCTGACAGAACA GGAGGAGCATGACAAGCGAGTGGCCAAAGAAATAGCTGACAAACTGGAGCGTGAtctgcaggagcagcagcaaaaggaGCTGTTGCAGAGCGAGATAATAGCCAAGCAAATGCAG GAAATCTATGTTAACTTGCCGCCCGTACCGCCGCCTGCCACACGGGACAAGAGTCGCCCGCCGCCCCGTCCCGCCAAAGCAAGTATACacctgcaacagcagcagcagacacATCAGACACAGCAAACACAGTcgacacagcagcaacatcataCAGAGCCGAGCACCTCACAGCAGGCTAGATATCAcagtcagcagcagcagcagcaacaaccattgcagctgcagcagcaacacttCTCACAAACAGACAACTATGTAGGACTATCGCTTATACCAAATATTGTTGAGTTGCCAGGGGCTGCAGCAGCATGCACCACTCCCAGTAGAAATGCACAGGCACACAATCAGCTGCTGGTGAGTGATGTGTTATCAtcgccacagcagcagcagcaacatcactCACGTTTTCACCgtgcacagcagcagcagcagcaacagcagccgccgcagcagcagcaacatcaatcATCATCGCCAGCACGTCGAGCACCAACAAATGCCACCACATCTGCAATACCTAACAAGCCCAGCACTTCATCCATAACTCAGCACCCTCCCACACACACCACCCATTCGGCTGACATCGATGAGCTGGTGGACTACGCCGATGTTGCTGACAGCATTCGCGACTACAACATCGCCGCCACGAGCACGACAGCAACATCGGCCAGCGTTGTcgatgcagctgcagcatcaCTCCAGAAACAACGCTCCCCCTCACACGAAAATCTCCTAAGAACCGAACCGAAATTTCAGAAATTGTCACCCGAGAAGTACGATCAACTTGTGGGCAATTTTGGATTGGGATCTGGAACTgtatcgggatcgggatccgGATCGGCCAAGGCAGCTGAAAGGCACATGCAGCAACACGCCGATGACATTGAGCTCTACGTTGATCCGTGCGACTATGCGAGTCTGCGGGAGATCGGACTGCCGCTGGAGGAGATTCAGGAGATGAGCAAGAAGCTGAAGCAGGAACAGAAGGATGAG TTGCTGGCTCGCCGTCTGCAGGCCATCGAGTCGAAGGACTGTGTGCGTCAGGAGCACAGGGATCGCCTGCTGGCCATTGAGGCACAGGACAAGGAACTGGCCAAAATGCTGCAGGATAGG ATGAATTCCAAAAAACTGTTTTCCTGTAGGTACAACTACTTAGGAATCAGAAAG GAAAAGGCCAAAGCCAAGAGGGCCAAGGAGAAGGCTCGCCTGCGAAAAACGCAGCAGAAGGAAGCCGCAGAGGCTGCCAATGGAAACGGTAGTCTGCTCTGCGGCACCAATTCCCACTGCGGTccactgctgccactgccccCGGATTGCCTTTCCAGCAATGCCAATCAGTCGCAGGCCGACATCGATGTGGAGGCCTACTCGAATCCCATAGACGTGCTAAACAGTAGTCGTGAACAGCGGCCCCACACCGGACCTTTGACCAATGGCAGCCTGACCAGAGATGGGGGCTCGAGCTCCAATCACAGTTCCATGCAGAGACAACAGAGGAACATGGTGCCCATTAGGGGAGAAGATGATATCTACACACTGCCCGTCGACAGTTGTAGGCCAGGTCCAAGGCCCCTTTCGTTGCACGTGACAGAGGCACTGCAACCAGTTCATAACCACAACTCCATGACCAG ATCCGAGCATTATGGATCAGAAGCCGGATCCCACGACAGCTCGCATCAGAGTGGCCAAGACGTATCGCCACACATGAAGTACTCCAAGTCCGGCAATTTcg atCAAAGTGCCAGCCCCACGCCGCCTTACATGCCAATTCAAGGTACTCGAAGATCAAATTCAAGTGAAGATCGTAAAAAGAAGTCCAAGGACAAGTGCACGCATCAGTGA